Proteins from a single region of Chromobacterium sp. ATCC 53434:
- a CDS encoding YopT-type cysteine protease domain-containing protein, translated as MRSLSHLSHARPAVAASQGPASAPSSPLGARLNGLGNVPGNAPSFRPAAVGGDGLWGRMRMLLANPFDKTLHASGGADRKLAFDQKQAVLTPCAADLAKLGLRDMKQGVCNGLSYAWAEEQLKTGDGARALQWISRVAASDSLARGPRGGAAPSPLSEARIPLLNHLKKMQDFQFNRFTHTGSAKQDMLNYLQAVDGWAGRNGIKARVDIIHPGATPAERQLCARLPAHGDGALVFRTGEHTMAMSSRGGAHSFFEPNYGMVSFQDKDRFDDFVVAFLQAEGHAPPFMLTELQTDPAAGSRPTRLAELADID; from the coding sequence ATGCGCAGTCTTTCCCATCTGTCCCATGCGCGACCCGCCGTAGCGGCGAGCCAGGGCCCGGCTTCGGCCCCCTCGTCCCCGCTGGGCGCCCGCCTGAACGGCCTGGGCAATGTTCCCGGCAATGCGCCAAGCTTCCGGCCGGCCGCCGTCGGCGGCGACGGACTATGGGGCCGCATGCGCATGCTGCTGGCCAATCCGTTCGACAAGACGCTGCACGCCAGCGGAGGCGCCGACCGGAAACTGGCCTTCGATCAGAAGCAGGCGGTGCTGACGCCATGCGCCGCCGATCTGGCCAAGCTGGGCTTGCGCGATATGAAACAGGGCGTATGCAACGGCCTGTCCTATGCCTGGGCCGAGGAACAGCTGAAAACCGGCGACGGCGCGCGCGCGCTGCAATGGATAAGCCGGGTGGCGGCCAGCGACAGCCTGGCGCGCGGTCCGCGCGGCGGCGCGGCCCCGTCGCCGCTCAGCGAGGCGCGCATTCCGTTGCTCAATCATCTGAAGAAGATGCAGGACTTCCAGTTCAACCGCTTCACCCATACCGGCAGCGCCAAACAGGACATGCTCAATTACCTGCAGGCGGTCGACGGCTGGGCCGGGCGCAACGGCATCAAGGCCCGCGTCGACATCATCCATCCCGGCGCCACGCCGGCCGAGCGCCAGCTGTGCGCGCGGCTGCCCGCGCATGGCGACGGCGCGCTGGTGTTCCGCACCGGCGAGCACACGATGGCGATGTCCAGCCGCGGCGGCGCGCACAGCTTTTTCGAACCGAACTACGGCATGGTCAGCTTCCAGGACAAGGATCGCTTCGACGATTTCGTCGTCGCCTTCCTGCAGGCCGAAGGCCATGCGCCGCCATTCATGCTGACCGAATTGCAGACCGACCCGGCGGCCGGTTCCAGGCCGACACGCTTGGCCGAGCTCGCCGACATAGACTGA